In one Lycium barbarum isolate Lr01 chromosome 7, ASM1917538v2, whole genome shotgun sequence genomic region, the following are encoded:
- the LOC132604219 gene encoding nuclear poly(A) polymerase 4 isoform X4, translating to MRESELYESEVETARREEVLRQLDEVHGPGADVDTLCVGPSYVNREEDFFIILHDILAEMEEVSELQPVPDAHVPVMKFKFQGISIDLLYASISHLVVPEDFEISDRSVLYNVDEPTVRSLNGCRVADQILKLVPNAKHFRTTLRCLKFWAKRRGVYSNVTGFLGGVNWALLVARICQLYPNAIPSMLVSRFFRVYTQWRWPNPVMLCPIEEDELGFLVWDPRKNPKDRTHHMPIITPAYPCMNSSYNVSPSTLRVMMDQFQIGYKTCEDVELNKARWPALFEHYFFFEAYKNYLQVEIVAANNNDLLAWKGWVESRLRQLTLKIERDTNGMLQCHPYPNEFADTSKSCPHCVFFMGLQRQKDVKVQEGQQFDIRGTVDEFKQDVSMYSYWRPAMEIYVSHVRRKQIPAYVFPDGYKRPRQSRNTTQHTPEKDAKGCVSPEERHSKRKQETETVDVQSDKLGKRASISPQIIGTAPASVSRWSGKSSQIVIPEESKLEIKTADLQNRSSDDKSTGDTGE from the exons ATGAGGGAATCAGAATTGTATGAGAGTGAGGTAGAGACTGCAAGGAGAGAAGAAGTACTGCGGCAACTTGATGAG GTTCATGGACCAGGAGCTGACGTTGACACATTGTGTGTTGGTCCCTCTTATGTCAATCGAGAA GAGGATTTCtttatcattcttcatgatatttTAGCTGAAatggaagaagttagtgaacTTCAACCAGTTCCTGATGCTCATGTCCCAGTTATGAAATTCAAATTCCAAGGGATATCAATTGATCTTCTTTATGCAAGTATCTCTCACTTGGTTGTTCCTGAA GATTTCGAAATCTCAGACCGATCTGTACTCTACAATGTGGATGAACCAACTGTTCGAAGTCTCAATGGTTGCCGCGTTGCTGATCAAATACTGAAACTAGTTCCCAATGCTAAG CACTTCCGCACAACTCTTAGATGTCTGAAGTTCTGGGCCAAAAGACGCGGTGTTTATTCCAAT GTTACTGGATTTCTTGGTGGGGTCAATTGGGCTCTTTTGGTTGCTCGCATTTGCCAGCTTTACCCCAATGCAATCCCTAGTATGCTTGTTTCTAGGTTCTTCCGTGTTTATACACAATGGCGTTGGCCAAATCCTGTGATGCTATGCCCAATAGAAGAGGATGAACTTGGGTTTCTTGTTTGGGATCCGCGCAAGAATCCTAAAGACAGAACTCATCATATGCCAATCATCACTCCTGCCTACCCTTGCATGAACTCTAGCTACAACGTTTCACCAAGCACTCTTCGAGTAATGATGGACCAATTTCAGATTGGTTACAAGACTTGTGAG GATGTTGAGTTGAATAAAGCACGGTGGCCTGCTCTTTTTGAGCATTATTTTTTCTTTGAGGCGTACAAAAACTATCTCCAGGTTGAGATCGTTGCAGCAAATAATAATGATTTGTTAGCTTGGAAAGGCTGGGTGGAATCCCGGCTTCGGCAACTAACGCTAAAG ATAGAGCGGGACACCAATGGGATGTTGCAGTGCCATCCTTATCCTAACGAATTCGCAGACACGTCGAAGTCATGCCCACATTGTGTTTTTTTCATGGGTTTGCAGAGGCAAAAGGATGTCAAAGTACAAGAAGGTCAACAGTTTGATATTCGTGGAACAGTCGATGAGTTTAAGCAAGACGTAAGCATGTACTCTTATTGGAGACCGGCCATGGAGATCTATGTCTCGCATGTTCGTAGGAAGCAAATTCCTGCCTATGTCTTTCCTGATGGGTATAAGAGACCACGGCAATCTAGAAATACAACTCAGCATACTCCTGAGAAAGATGCCAAAGGTTGCGTGTCTCCTGAAGAAAGGCATTCAAAGAGGAAGCAGGAGACCGAAACAGTTGATGTACAGTCTGACAAACTGGGGAAACGTGCTTCTATTAGTCCTCAAATTATAGGAACTGCTCCTGCAAGTGTTTCTCGTTGGTCAGGCAAATCCTCACAGATAGTCATTCCGGAGGAGTCAAAGCTGGAGATTAAGACTGCTGACCTTCAGAACAGAAGTTCTGATGATAAATCAACAGGGGATACTGGGGAGTAG
- the LOC132604219 gene encoding nuclear poly(A) polymerase 4 isoform X1: MVNSESLSESAAPVATKYGVTKPLSLAGPTEADLERNVALEKFMRESELYESEVETARREEVLRQLDEIVKQWVKQLTRQRGYKDQRVEDANTIIVTFGSYRLGVHGPGADVDTLCVGPSYVNREEDFFIILHDILAEMEEVSELQPVPDAHVPVMKFKFQGISIDLLYASISHLVVPEDFEISDRSVLYNVDEPTVRSLNGCRVADQILKLVPNAKHFRTTLRCLKFWAKRRGVYSNVTGFLGGVNWALLVARICQLYPNAIPSMLVSRFFRVYTQWRWPNPVMLCPIEEDELGFLVWDPRKNPKDRTHHMPIITPAYPCMNSSYNVSPSTLRVMMDQFQIGYKTCEDVELNKARWPALFEHYFFFEAYKNYLQVEIVAANNNDLLAWKGWVESRLRQLTLKIERDTNGMLQCHPYPNEFADTSKSCPHCVFFMGLQRQKDVKVQEGQQFDIRGTVDEFKQDVSMYSYWRPAMEIYVSHVRRKQIPAYVFPDGYKRPRQSRNTTQHTPEKDAKGCVSPEERHSKRKQETETVDVQSDKLGKRASISPQIIGTAPASVSRWSGKSSQIVIPEESKLEIKTADLQNRSSDDKSTGDTGE; encoded by the exons ATGGTGAATTCTGAGAGCTTAAGTGAGTCTGCTGCACCAGTGGCGACAAAATATGGTGTCACAAAGCCATTATCTCTTGCTGGACCTACTGAAGCAGATCTTGAAAGAAATGTAGCACTAGAAAAG TTTATGAGGGAATCAGAATTGTATGAGAGTGAGGTAGAGACTGCAAGGAGAGAAGAAGTACTGCGGCAACTTGATGAG ATTGTAAAACAATGGGTGAAACAATTGACTCGCCAGAGAGGCTACAAAGATCAAAGGGTTGAGGATGCAAATACTATCATAGTCACCTTTGGCTCTTATCGTCTAGGG GTTCATGGACCAGGAGCTGACGTTGACACATTGTGTGTTGGTCCCTCTTATGTCAATCGAGAA GAGGATTTCtttatcattcttcatgatatttTAGCTGAAatggaagaagttagtgaacTTCAACCAGTTCCTGATGCTCATGTCCCAGTTATGAAATTCAAATTCCAAGGGATATCAATTGATCTTCTTTATGCAAGTATCTCTCACTTGGTTGTTCCTGAA GATTTCGAAATCTCAGACCGATCTGTACTCTACAATGTGGATGAACCAACTGTTCGAAGTCTCAATGGTTGCCGCGTTGCTGATCAAATACTGAAACTAGTTCCCAATGCTAAG CACTTCCGCACAACTCTTAGATGTCTGAAGTTCTGGGCCAAAAGACGCGGTGTTTATTCCAAT GTTACTGGATTTCTTGGTGGGGTCAATTGGGCTCTTTTGGTTGCTCGCATTTGCCAGCTTTACCCCAATGCAATCCCTAGTATGCTTGTTTCTAGGTTCTTCCGTGTTTATACACAATGGCGTTGGCCAAATCCTGTGATGCTATGCCCAATAGAAGAGGATGAACTTGGGTTTCTTGTTTGGGATCCGCGCAAGAATCCTAAAGACAGAACTCATCATATGCCAATCATCACTCCTGCCTACCCTTGCATGAACTCTAGCTACAACGTTTCACCAAGCACTCTTCGAGTAATGATGGACCAATTTCAGATTGGTTACAAGACTTGTGAG GATGTTGAGTTGAATAAAGCACGGTGGCCTGCTCTTTTTGAGCATTATTTTTTCTTTGAGGCGTACAAAAACTATCTCCAGGTTGAGATCGTTGCAGCAAATAATAATGATTTGTTAGCTTGGAAAGGCTGGGTGGAATCCCGGCTTCGGCAACTAACGCTAAAG ATAGAGCGGGACACCAATGGGATGTTGCAGTGCCATCCTTATCCTAACGAATTCGCAGACACGTCGAAGTCATGCCCACATTGTGTTTTTTTCATGGGTTTGCAGAGGCAAAAGGATGTCAAAGTACAAGAAGGTCAACAGTTTGATATTCGTGGAACAGTCGATGAGTTTAAGCAAGACGTAAGCATGTACTCTTATTGGAGACCGGCCATGGAGATCTATGTCTCGCATGTTCGTAGGAAGCAAATTCCTGCCTATGTCTTTCCTGATGGGTATAAGAGACCACGGCAATCTAGAAATACAACTCAGCATACTCCTGAGAAAGATGCCAAAGGTTGCGTGTCTCCTGAAGAAAGGCATTCAAAGAGGAAGCAGGAGACCGAAACAGTTGATGTACAGTCTGACAAACTGGGGAAACGTGCTTCTATTAGTCCTCAAATTATAGGAACTGCTCCTGCAAGTGTTTCTCGTTGGTCAGGCAAATCCTCACAGATAGTCATTCCGGAGGAGTCAAAGCTGGAGATTAAGACTGCTGACCTTCAGAACAGAAGTTCTGATGATAAATCAACAGGGGATACTGGGGAGTAG
- the LOC132604219 gene encoding nuclear poly(A) polymerase 4 isoform X2: MVNSESLSESAAPVATKYGVTKPLSLAGPTEADLERNVALEKFMRESELYESEVETARREEVLRQLDEVHGPGADVDTLCVGPSYVNREEDFFIILHDILAEMEEVSELQPVPDAHVPVMKFKFQGISIDLLYASISHLVVPEDFEISDRSVLYNVDEPTVRSLNGCRVADQILKLVPNAKHFRTTLRCLKFWAKRRGVYSNVTGFLGGVNWALLVARICQLYPNAIPSMLVSRFFRVYTQWRWPNPVMLCPIEEDELGFLVWDPRKNPKDRTHHMPIITPAYPCMNSSYNVSPSTLRVMMDQFQIGYKTCEDVELNKARWPALFEHYFFFEAYKNYLQVEIVAANNNDLLAWKGWVESRLRQLTLKIERDTNGMLQCHPYPNEFADTSKSCPHCVFFMGLQRQKDVKVQEGQQFDIRGTVDEFKQDVSMYSYWRPAMEIYVSHVRRKQIPAYVFPDGYKRPRQSRNTTQHTPEKDAKGCVSPEERHSKRKQETETVDVQSDKLGKRASISPQIIGTAPASVSRWSGKSSQIVIPEESKLEIKTADLQNRSSDDKSTGDTGE, encoded by the exons ATGGTGAATTCTGAGAGCTTAAGTGAGTCTGCTGCACCAGTGGCGACAAAATATGGTGTCACAAAGCCATTATCTCTTGCTGGACCTACTGAAGCAGATCTTGAAAGAAATGTAGCACTAGAAAAG TTTATGAGGGAATCAGAATTGTATGAGAGTGAGGTAGAGACTGCAAGGAGAGAAGAAGTACTGCGGCAACTTGATGAG GTTCATGGACCAGGAGCTGACGTTGACACATTGTGTGTTGGTCCCTCTTATGTCAATCGAGAA GAGGATTTCtttatcattcttcatgatatttTAGCTGAAatggaagaagttagtgaacTTCAACCAGTTCCTGATGCTCATGTCCCAGTTATGAAATTCAAATTCCAAGGGATATCAATTGATCTTCTTTATGCAAGTATCTCTCACTTGGTTGTTCCTGAA GATTTCGAAATCTCAGACCGATCTGTACTCTACAATGTGGATGAACCAACTGTTCGAAGTCTCAATGGTTGCCGCGTTGCTGATCAAATACTGAAACTAGTTCCCAATGCTAAG CACTTCCGCACAACTCTTAGATGTCTGAAGTTCTGGGCCAAAAGACGCGGTGTTTATTCCAAT GTTACTGGATTTCTTGGTGGGGTCAATTGGGCTCTTTTGGTTGCTCGCATTTGCCAGCTTTACCCCAATGCAATCCCTAGTATGCTTGTTTCTAGGTTCTTCCGTGTTTATACACAATGGCGTTGGCCAAATCCTGTGATGCTATGCCCAATAGAAGAGGATGAACTTGGGTTTCTTGTTTGGGATCCGCGCAAGAATCCTAAAGACAGAACTCATCATATGCCAATCATCACTCCTGCCTACCCTTGCATGAACTCTAGCTACAACGTTTCACCAAGCACTCTTCGAGTAATGATGGACCAATTTCAGATTGGTTACAAGACTTGTGAG GATGTTGAGTTGAATAAAGCACGGTGGCCTGCTCTTTTTGAGCATTATTTTTTCTTTGAGGCGTACAAAAACTATCTCCAGGTTGAGATCGTTGCAGCAAATAATAATGATTTGTTAGCTTGGAAAGGCTGGGTGGAATCCCGGCTTCGGCAACTAACGCTAAAG ATAGAGCGGGACACCAATGGGATGTTGCAGTGCCATCCTTATCCTAACGAATTCGCAGACACGTCGAAGTCATGCCCACATTGTGTTTTTTTCATGGGTTTGCAGAGGCAAAAGGATGTCAAAGTACAAGAAGGTCAACAGTTTGATATTCGTGGAACAGTCGATGAGTTTAAGCAAGACGTAAGCATGTACTCTTATTGGAGACCGGCCATGGAGATCTATGTCTCGCATGTTCGTAGGAAGCAAATTCCTGCCTATGTCTTTCCTGATGGGTATAAGAGACCACGGCAATCTAGAAATACAACTCAGCATACTCCTGAGAAAGATGCCAAAGGTTGCGTGTCTCCTGAAGAAAGGCATTCAAAGAGGAAGCAGGAGACCGAAACAGTTGATGTACAGTCTGACAAACTGGGGAAACGTGCTTCTATTAGTCCTCAAATTATAGGAACTGCTCCTGCAAGTGTTTCTCGTTGGTCAGGCAAATCCTCACAGATAGTCATTCCGGAGGAGTCAAAGCTGGAGATTAAGACTGCTGACCTTCAGAACAGAAGTTCTGATGATAAATCAACAGGGGATACTGGGGAGTAG
- the LOC132604219 gene encoding nuclear poly(A) polymerase 4 isoform X3 has translation MRESELYESEVETARREEVLRQLDEIVKQWVKQLTRQRGYKDQRVEDANTIIVTFGSYRLGVHGPGADVDTLCVGPSYVNREEDFFIILHDILAEMEEVSELQPVPDAHVPVMKFKFQGISIDLLYASISHLVVPEDFEISDRSVLYNVDEPTVRSLNGCRVADQILKLVPNAKHFRTTLRCLKFWAKRRGVYSNVTGFLGGVNWALLVARICQLYPNAIPSMLVSRFFRVYTQWRWPNPVMLCPIEEDELGFLVWDPRKNPKDRTHHMPIITPAYPCMNSSYNVSPSTLRVMMDQFQIGYKTCEDVELNKARWPALFEHYFFFEAYKNYLQVEIVAANNNDLLAWKGWVESRLRQLTLKIERDTNGMLQCHPYPNEFADTSKSCPHCVFFMGLQRQKDVKVQEGQQFDIRGTVDEFKQDVSMYSYWRPAMEIYVSHVRRKQIPAYVFPDGYKRPRQSRNTTQHTPEKDAKGCVSPEERHSKRKQETETVDVQSDKLGKRASISPQIIGTAPASVSRWSGKSSQIVIPEESKLEIKTADLQNRSSDDKSTGDTGE, from the exons ATGAGGGAATCAGAATTGTATGAGAGTGAGGTAGAGACTGCAAGGAGAGAAGAAGTACTGCGGCAACTTGATGAG ATTGTAAAACAATGGGTGAAACAATTGACTCGCCAGAGAGGCTACAAAGATCAAAGGGTTGAGGATGCAAATACTATCATAGTCACCTTTGGCTCTTATCGTCTAGGG GTTCATGGACCAGGAGCTGACGTTGACACATTGTGTGTTGGTCCCTCTTATGTCAATCGAGAA GAGGATTTCtttatcattcttcatgatatttTAGCTGAAatggaagaagttagtgaacTTCAACCAGTTCCTGATGCTCATGTCCCAGTTATGAAATTCAAATTCCAAGGGATATCAATTGATCTTCTTTATGCAAGTATCTCTCACTTGGTTGTTCCTGAA GATTTCGAAATCTCAGACCGATCTGTACTCTACAATGTGGATGAACCAACTGTTCGAAGTCTCAATGGTTGCCGCGTTGCTGATCAAATACTGAAACTAGTTCCCAATGCTAAG CACTTCCGCACAACTCTTAGATGTCTGAAGTTCTGGGCCAAAAGACGCGGTGTTTATTCCAAT GTTACTGGATTTCTTGGTGGGGTCAATTGGGCTCTTTTGGTTGCTCGCATTTGCCAGCTTTACCCCAATGCAATCCCTAGTATGCTTGTTTCTAGGTTCTTCCGTGTTTATACACAATGGCGTTGGCCAAATCCTGTGATGCTATGCCCAATAGAAGAGGATGAACTTGGGTTTCTTGTTTGGGATCCGCGCAAGAATCCTAAAGACAGAACTCATCATATGCCAATCATCACTCCTGCCTACCCTTGCATGAACTCTAGCTACAACGTTTCACCAAGCACTCTTCGAGTAATGATGGACCAATTTCAGATTGGTTACAAGACTTGTGAG GATGTTGAGTTGAATAAAGCACGGTGGCCTGCTCTTTTTGAGCATTATTTTTTCTTTGAGGCGTACAAAAACTATCTCCAGGTTGAGATCGTTGCAGCAAATAATAATGATTTGTTAGCTTGGAAAGGCTGGGTGGAATCCCGGCTTCGGCAACTAACGCTAAAG ATAGAGCGGGACACCAATGGGATGTTGCAGTGCCATCCTTATCCTAACGAATTCGCAGACACGTCGAAGTCATGCCCACATTGTGTTTTTTTCATGGGTTTGCAGAGGCAAAAGGATGTCAAAGTACAAGAAGGTCAACAGTTTGATATTCGTGGAACAGTCGATGAGTTTAAGCAAGACGTAAGCATGTACTCTTATTGGAGACCGGCCATGGAGATCTATGTCTCGCATGTTCGTAGGAAGCAAATTCCTGCCTATGTCTTTCCTGATGGGTATAAGAGACCACGGCAATCTAGAAATACAACTCAGCATACTCCTGAGAAAGATGCCAAAGGTTGCGTGTCTCCTGAAGAAAGGCATTCAAAGAGGAAGCAGGAGACCGAAACAGTTGATGTACAGTCTGACAAACTGGGGAAACGTGCTTCTATTAGTCCTCAAATTATAGGAACTGCTCCTGCAAGTGTTTCTCGTTGGTCAGGCAAATCCTCACAGATAGTCATTCCGGAGGAGTCAAAGCTGGAGATTAAGACTGCTGACCTTCAGAACAGAAGTTCTGATGATAAATCAACAGGGGATACTGGGGAGTAG
- the LOC132604217 gene encoding serine/threonine-protein kinase Aurora-2-like, protein MAIATENQPQQQQHKGSSEGVTVDQKRWTLNDFDIGKPLGRGKFGHVYLAREKRSNHIVALKVLFKSQLKQSKVEHQLRREVEIQSHLRHPNILRLYGYFYDQKRVYLILEYAAKGELYKELQKCKYFSERRAATYVASLARALIYCHGKHVIHRDIKPENLLVGAQGELKIADFGWSVHTFNRRRTMCGTLDYLPPEMVESVEHDANVDIWSLGILCYEFLYGVPPFEAKEHSDTYRRIVQVDLKFPSRPVVSSAAKDLITQMLVKDSSQRLPLKKLLEHPWIVQNAEPSGVYRG, encoded by the exons ATGGCTATTGCAACAGAAAATcagccacaacaacaacaacataag GGTTCATCGGAGGGTGTGACGGTGGATCAAAAGAGATGGACTCTCAATGATTTTGACATTGGAAAGCCTCTTGGAAGAGGAAAATTTGGTCATGTATATTTAGCTAGGGAGAAAAGG AGCAATCATATTGTTGCACTAAAAGTGCTTTTCAAGAGCCAGCTGAAACAGTCAAAAGTCGAGCATCAGCTTCGTCGTGAGGTTGAAATACAAAGCCACCTCCGGCATCCAAATATCCTGAGACTTTATGGTTACTTTTATGATCAG AAACGGGTTTATTTGATTCTGGAATATGCTGCCAAAGGTGAACTCTATAAGGAGCTCCAGAAATGCAAATATTTTAGTGAAAGGCGTGCTGCAACT TACGTTGCATCACTGGCACGAGCCCTCATATACTGTCACGGGAAGCATGTAATACATAGAGATATTAAACCAGAGAACCTTTTGGTTGGTGCACAG GGTGAACTTAAAATTGCAGACTTTGGTTGGTCGGTACACACCTTCAATCGCAGACGCACTATGTGTGGCACTCTAGACTATTTACCACCTGAGATGG TGGAAAGTGTGGAGCATGATGCAAATGTGGACATTTGGAGCCTTGGTATCCTCTGCTATGAATTTCTATATGGGGTGCCTCCATTTGAAGCAAAGGAACACTCAGACACATATAGAAG GATTGTGCAAGTGGATCTAAAATTTCCATCCAGACCGGTAGTCTCATCAGCTGCAAAGGATCTTATTACTCAG ATGCTAGTCAAGGATTCGTCGCAACGTTTGCCCCTGAAGAAGTTACTTGAGCATCCTTGGATTGTGCAGAATGCAGAACCTTCTGGTGTTTATAGGGGTTGA
- the LOC132604218 gene encoding ATP-dependent 6-phosphofructokinase 3-like isoform X2, with translation MGTESNYQMKVVKGDYGYVLEDVPHLTDYIPDLPTYDNPLRSNPAYSVVKQYFVDMDDTVPQKVVTHKDSPRGVHFRRAGPRQKVYFSSDDVRACIVTCGGLCPGLNTVIREIVHSLDYMYGVSKVYGIDVYIIGGDGTQKGAAVIYEEIRRRGLKVIVAGIPKTIDNDIPVIDKSFGFDTAVEEAQRAINAAHVEAESAENGIGVVKLMGRYSGFITMYATLASRDVDLCLIPESPFYLEGDGGLFEYVEKRLKESGHMVIVIAEGAGQELLAEENAHAKKEQDASGNKLLQDVGLWISQKIRDHFAKKPNMPITLKYIDPTYMIRAIPSNASDNVYCTLLAQSCVHGAMAGYTGYTSGLVNGRQTYIPFNRITEKQNKVVITDRMWARLLSSTNQPSFLRVKEIEEVKNEEQPKTQLLDGDNNVHENSGHCDRSVSSA, from the exons ATGGGTACTGAGAGTAATTATCAGATGAAGGTGGTGAAAGGGGATTATGGCTATGTTCTTGAAGATGTTCCTCACTTGACTGATTACATCCCTGATCTTCCT ACTTATGACAATCCATTGCGGTCAAATCCTGCATATTCAGTTGTGAA GCAGTACTTCGTTGACATGGATGATACTGTTCCCCAAAAG GTTGTTACTCACAAGGACAGTCCCAGAGGGGTGCATTTCCGGCGTGCTGGTCCACGTCAGAAG GTGTATTTCAGTTCGGATGATGTTCGTGCTTGTATTGTAACTTGTGGTGGTTTGTGCCCAGGGCTAAACACAGTGATCAGAGAAATTGTACATAGCCTTGATTATATGTATGGGGTCAGCAAAGTCTATGGTATAGAT GTTTATATAATCGGGGGTGATGGAACTCAAAAAGGAGCAGCTGTAATATATGAG GAAATTAGGCGGCGTGGTCTCAAAGTAATTGTTGCTGGGATCCCCAAGACAATTGATAATGATATTCCT GTTATCGACAAGTCATTTGGTTTTGATACTGCTGTAGAGGAGGCTCAACGTGCCATAAATGCAGCTCATGTTGAAGCTGAAAGTGCTGAGAATGGTATTGGGGTGGTGAAGCTAATGGGGCGCTATAGTG GATTCATCACAATGTATGCCACTTTGGCGAGCAGAGATGTTGATCTCTGTTTAATTCCAGAGTCACCCTTTTATCTTGAAGGAGATGGTGGACTCTTTGAATACGTTGAAAAACGGCTCAAAGAAAGTGGGCACATGGTTATTGTCATAGCCGAAGGAGCAGGGCAAGAACTTCTTGCAGAAGAGAATGCGCATGCCAAAAAGGAACAAGATGCTTCAGGGAACAAGCTTCTCCAAGATGTTGGTTTGTGGATTTCCCAGAAAATCAGG GATCATTTCGCTAAAAAACCTAACATGCCCATTACTCTTAAATATATAG atccgACTTACATGATTCGTGCTATTCCAAGTAATGCCTCTGACAATGTGTATTGCACTCTTCTTGCTCAAAGTTGTGTTCATGGAGCAATGGCAGGGTACACAGGTTACACCTCAGGACTTGTCAATGGTCGCCAGACATATATTCCATTCAAT CGTATTACCGAGAAACAAAATAAGGTGGTTATAACAGACAGGATGTGGGCACGTCTTCTTTCTTCAACCAATCAGCCAAGCTTCTTGCGTGTGAAAGAAATTGAAGAGGTTAAAAATGAGGAGCAGCCGAAAACTCAATTGTTGGACGGGGATAACAATGTACATGAGAACTCAGGTCACTGTGACAGAAGTGTGTCGTCTGCCTGA
- the LOC132604218 gene encoding ATP-dependent 6-phosphofructokinase 6-like isoform X1, with product MGTESNYQMKVVKGDYGYVLEDVPHLTDYIPDLPTYDNPLRSNPAYSVVKQYFVDMDDTVPQKVVTHKDSPRGVHFRRAGPRQKVYFSSDDVRACIVTCGGLCPGLNTVIREIVHSLDYMYGVSKVYGIDGGYKGFYSKNIITLTPKTVNDIHKRGGTILGSSRGGHDKTKIVDCIEDRGINQVYIIGGDGTQKGAAVIYEEIRRRGLKVIVAGIPKTIDNDIPVIDKSFGFDTAVEEAQRAINAAHVEAESAENGIGVVKLMGRYSGFITMYATLASRDVDLCLIPESPFYLEGDGGLFEYVEKRLKESGHMVIVIAEGAGQELLAEENAHAKKEQDASGNKLLQDVGLWISQKIRDHFAKKPNMPITLKYIDPTYMIRAIPSNASDNVYCTLLAQSCVHGAMAGYTGYTSGLVNGRQTYIPFNRITEKQNKVVITDRMWARLLSSTNQPSFLRVKEIEEVKNEEQPKTQLLDGDNNVHENSGHCDRSVSSA from the exons ATGGGTACTGAGAGTAATTATCAGATGAAGGTGGTGAAAGGGGATTATGGCTATGTTCTTGAAGATGTTCCTCACTTGACTGATTACATCCCTGATCTTCCT ACTTATGACAATCCATTGCGGTCAAATCCTGCATATTCAGTTGTGAA GCAGTACTTCGTTGACATGGATGATACTGTTCCCCAAAAG GTTGTTACTCACAAGGACAGTCCCAGAGGGGTGCATTTCCGGCGTGCTGGTCCACGTCAGAAG GTGTATTTCAGTTCGGATGATGTTCGTGCTTGTATTGTAACTTGTGGTGGTTTGTGCCCAGGGCTAAACACAGTGATCAGAGAAATTGTACATAGCCTTGATTATATGTATGGGGTCAGCAAAGTCTATGGTATAGAT GGAGGTTACAAGGGTTTCTATTCAAAGAATATCATCACTTTGACACCAAAGACAGTTAATGATATTCATAAACGCGGTGGTACAATTCTTGGATCATCACGAGGAGGCCATGATAAAACAAAGATTGTTGACTGCATAGAGGACCGTGGAATTAATCAG GTTTATATAATCGGGGGTGATGGAACTCAAAAAGGAGCAGCTGTAATATATGAG GAAATTAGGCGGCGTGGTCTCAAAGTAATTGTTGCTGGGATCCCCAAGACAATTGATAATGATATTCCT GTTATCGACAAGTCATTTGGTTTTGATACTGCTGTAGAGGAGGCTCAACGTGCCATAAATGCAGCTCATGTTGAAGCTGAAAGTGCTGAGAATGGTATTGGGGTGGTGAAGCTAATGGGGCGCTATAGTG GATTCATCACAATGTATGCCACTTTGGCGAGCAGAGATGTTGATCTCTGTTTAATTCCAGAGTCACCCTTTTATCTTGAAGGAGATGGTGGACTCTTTGAATACGTTGAAAAACGGCTCAAAGAAAGTGGGCACATGGTTATTGTCATAGCCGAAGGAGCAGGGCAAGAACTTCTTGCAGAAGAGAATGCGCATGCCAAAAAGGAACAAGATGCTTCAGGGAACAAGCTTCTCCAAGATGTTGGTTTGTGGATTTCCCAGAAAATCAGG GATCATTTCGCTAAAAAACCTAACATGCCCATTACTCTTAAATATATAG atccgACTTACATGATTCGTGCTATTCCAAGTAATGCCTCTGACAATGTGTATTGCACTCTTCTTGCTCAAAGTTGTGTTCATGGAGCAATGGCAGGGTACACAGGTTACACCTCAGGACTTGTCAATGGTCGCCAGACATATATTCCATTCAAT CGTATTACCGAGAAACAAAATAAGGTGGTTATAACAGACAGGATGTGGGCACGTCTTCTTTCTTCAACCAATCAGCCAAGCTTCTTGCGTGTGAAAGAAATTGAAGAGGTTAAAAATGAGGAGCAGCCGAAAACTCAATTGTTGGACGGGGATAACAATGTACATGAGAACTCAGGTCACTGTGACAGAAGTGTGTCGTCTGCCTGA